One region of Bacillus zhangzhouensis genomic DNA includes:
- a CDS encoding amino acid adenylation domain-containing protein: MDTVYYPLTHAQKRVFYTERFYPDTSISNLGGFARLKSVSGLDPSLVVDVLQAYIRQTDSLRLRLVYRDEQEEPVQYIKSYEKQPIRMEKGWSEEEVRAWANEQIREPMPLIDSPLIEFTVFQISEQECWLFCKAHHIVADGISIILMGNRIIDLYHDMLQGVDISTVEEISFVDHIMSEQTYESSKRFQKDQAFWNEQFAHIPEFASLKPHKRYEMSLHAERFSGDVPDSLKEKLRVFCEEQKVSMFSMFMSTVYIYLHRFSGMEDVVLGTFLGNRTNAKEKKMIGMFVSTIPMRASVQGSQSFLDFVKQVMADQMKILRHQKYPYNLLMNDLREREGFTGRLFDISLEYQVMQWQKKENLSFITEPIFSGSGMNDISIHVKDRWDTDTLTIDLDYRTDVFTEEEMSKMFNRFLILLEAAVSQPDQLIGKLPLLSAVEQKELLQLSEGELFERPAAKPVHHMFDETANKYADRTAVVAGNGTMSYGELQQQAEKLARFLQMKGISRDVPVAVLMDRKTDVMVAVFGILKAGGAYVPIDPALPEERIQFIVEDSGASIVLTEESFIQKYPALSEKMLMQQQILLDDGRLPELVDQTAPEDLAYMIYTSGTTGKPKGVMIEHLQLHHLVHALHHEIYQGANKLQMALLAPFHFDASVKQIFAALLFGHTLHIIPRETARNGVQLADYYRRHQIEAADGTPAHVQLLLAADLDGLSLTHMLIGGEALPVKAARSLIEAVRMSQPDFTLWNVYGPTETCVDAAVHRLNLSELSDSTEQRYVSIGKPLGHHRIYILNEYDQLQVHGAAGELCIAGIGVGRGYVNQPELTEKVFTADPFSPHERMYRTGDLARWLSDGTIDYLGRMDDQVKIRGYRIETGEIEAVMEQVDGVDKAVVLVVDEADGEKALSAYYQARQKGVSVDKLQAAIKHQLPAYMMPLYFKELDAFPLTVSGKVDRRALAALKGDRAVLAVYTAPRNDIETKLVHLWEDILDQEKIGVYDSFFDRGGHSLKAMTVLTQVQRDFQVEVPFSVLFEQQTIAALAAYIAQAERSSETVIPKAPAADHYPLSPPQQRVYMVSQLEQSTAYHMPAVVRLKGTLQLEKLTEAFERLISRHDMLRTSFHTIKGVPRQRIASSVSFQIEQLTGGTMEENMQQFVRPFDLECAPLLRIGLKSLHDQEHLLFFDMHHLISDGLSIDLMLRELSDAYEGSVRAPLKLQYQDYAVWQQHQGFQKEEAFWLQEFSGDIPALQLLTDYQRPAVQSFVGDRVIKEIDEVLMNQLQELAANHHTTLYTVLLSAYYTLLAKYTGQKEFVVGTPAAGRVHTDLNDMIGMFVQTLALRSEVDPNGTMSQLIEQVKEKTMQAFEHQQYPFERLLEKLNVPRDFSRHPLFDTVFTLAPDHGAARHIGDMLVEVEETNFYIAKFDLTLQAMESDQGLSFVLDYSTALFKRSTAEQMLKHYVYLLEQMVQMPQEAIQSYRLLSEQEAEAQLNMWNPLPAPYPAEDTIVTQFEAQVQQYGHQPALQCKDVVLSYQELNDRVNQLAHYLRENGFEKGMKTALFFERSNEMVLSVLAVLKAGGVYVPIDPDFPDERVKHFLTDSGAQFLLTHQVLRHRPVLTAFEGTIIETEDQAIAQQSDSPIDAHILSEDLANLTYTSGTTGKPKGNMVTHRNILRTVKQSNYLTIHHEDTVMSLSNYVFDAFMFDVFGALLNGAKLIVLPKDHILNMNELSGAIEKEKVSILMITTALFHLLIDMKKDSLKNVRKVLFGGERASVPHVVTALETVGKDKLVHMYGPSESTIFTTYYPVNHIDKQALSIPIGKPVSQTAVYIVDEFGHVQPPGVAGELCVAGDGLVKGYYNQPELTSEKFVKNPFRPGETMYKTGDLARWLSNGDIEFIGRIDHQVKIRGQRIELGEIEHQLLRHPQVKEAVVIAAPNDTLCAYFTAEGSVSLTDLREQAGRELPAYMMPAFFMQLDKLPLTNNGKVDRRALPAPDLSVQGANEYTSPQTETERLLAKIWEEVLEVPRIGRHDHFFECGGHSLRGMKMLNRLYEEMQVELTLKSLFEAPTLEAFALAVDQADQTEIKRVEIAKEAAYYPVTSAQKRLFVLEKMTDAEQSYHMPAALKLEGVFDEKQFEKAIDQLVQRHEAFRTSFGFVQNEPVQRIETNVSIDIEKIEQNGRDIQELMNDFIRPFDVEKAPLLRIGLVSVSVNVHYLLIDMHHIISDGASVGILIEELSALYRGDKLEELPVQYKDYAVWTKSEASAAKKVAEEAFWLDQLQGELPVLALPEDLPRPKVQTFAGDRVSFTIEGSLKAKLDELVRALNSTTYTVLLAGYSILLSKLSRQEDIIIGSPVVGRTHPDIQSVIGMFVNMLALRTRPAGHQTAAEFASNVHQLVLEANEHQLYPFEELVDQVQTVRDTSRHPIFDVVFSMENADIHDLSMEGLHIVPQPFEENIAKFDLTLTGNESADQIELVFDFNCSIFQKTSIEKWKEYFLHLLEQMVSAPDQSLDQMQLLSPQQQQNQLNEWSGPALDVPSDQTVHALIDSKAHEAPHQKAATFCGTSWTYKELNHRANVVASRLVSSGIKPGDRAGILTRPSLHMTAAVLGVLKAGAAFVPIDADYPAQRIAYMLEDCGAEVLLIQKGLSAPPSFTGHVLFIEDAVEGEAHEIQVHIKPTDLAYMIYTSGTTGQPKGVMVEHQSLVNLAFWHNDSFQVTHKDRTAKYAGFGFDASIWEMFPTWIAGAELHIIDEAIRLDMIKLNAYFNEEGITIAFLPTQLCEQFMSMDNHSLRYLLTGGDKLKQVKPVPYKLVNNYGPTENTVVATSGVINPEQSTIPIGTAIANTRFYIMGSLYDLSPPGVPGELVIAGKGLARGYWNLPEETDKRFVPDPFYPGERMYRTGDLVKWTENGELIYLGRIDHQVNIRGFRIELSEIEAQLLTLDSVKEAVVTTVKDAGDQDALAAYVITEENDTDTGDLKERLKHTLPEYMVPSWIIKLDHFPMTANGKVNLKALPSPDMEANQTAYEAPRDEVETMLCGIWEDVLGVSQVGIRDHFFFLGGDSIKGIQMASRLTQAGWKLDMKLLFQYPTIAELRPYIEEADQMTADQSPIEGEVILTPIQRWFFERNFTNQHHWNQSVMLHAPKGLDEEIVQQVLEQLMIHHDALRMVYPIEEGRVIQRHRGIEENNVAIDVVEVKGELSQQIQQVEKLANEVQAGMSLAEGPLVKPAIFRTNQGDHLLLAVHHLIIDGVSWRIFLEDFMALYEQSKRGETLTLPEKTHSFQEYAQKLTEYAVSDELLSERDYWKKVLAQSVPLLQKDHVTEDQRMLHTQTIRFTLSEEETHSLLTDVHEAYQTEINDILLTALGLSMKEWTGEDRHLIHLEGHGREDILPAVNVSRTIGWFTSMYPVLLDMSHADDLSYQIKYLKEELRHIPNKGIGYGVLKYLTPDKMKDDINFQVTPDISFNYLGQFDEQIGGGELRRSTWHAGHSLSPESEKPHALDIVGFVEQAMLHVTISYHHLEFEERTMEQFKELLEKNVKALISHCLSQDESQITPSDVGDEDLTMDELEKLMDLF, encoded by the coding sequence ATGGATACAGTTTATTACCCCTTAACACATGCGCAAAAGCGAGTATTCTACACGGAAAGATTTTATCCAGATACAAGCATTTCCAATTTAGGTGGATTTGCCAGGTTAAAATCAGTATCAGGTCTCGATCCTTCTTTGGTCGTCGATGTGCTTCAAGCGTATATTCGACAAACTGACTCTCTTCGGTTGAGGCTTGTGTATCGAGATGAACAGGAGGAGCCTGTTCAATATATCAAATCATATGAAAAACAGCCGATTCGCATGGAGAAGGGCTGGAGTGAAGAGGAAGTAAGGGCTTGGGCAAACGAGCAAATTCGTGAACCGATGCCATTGATTGACAGCCCCTTGATTGAATTTACGGTGTTTCAAATCAGTGAACAAGAGTGCTGGCTGTTCTGTAAAGCGCATCATATTGTGGCGGATGGCATTTCCATCATTTTAATGGGAAATCGCATTATTGATTTATATCATGACATGCTTCAAGGAGTAGACATCTCGACAGTTGAGGAGATTTCCTTCGTTGACCACATCATGAGTGAGCAGACCTATGAATCTTCTAAACGTTTTCAAAAAGACCAAGCCTTTTGGAATGAGCAATTTGCTCATATTCCAGAGTTCGCATCTTTAAAACCGCATAAGAGATACGAGATGAGTTTACATGCGGAGCGATTTTCAGGGGATGTTCCAGATTCTTTGAAGGAGAAGCTTCGTGTCTTTTGTGAAGAACAGAAAGTCAGTATGTTTTCAATGTTTATGTCCACAGTCTATATTTACTTACATCGTTTTAGCGGTATGGAGGATGTCGTTCTTGGAACCTTTTTGGGCAACCGGACGAATGCCAAAGAAAAAAAGATGATTGGGATGTTTGTTTCCACGATTCCAATGCGTGCATCTGTTCAAGGGTCGCAATCGTTTCTTGATTTTGTCAAGCAGGTCATGGCGGATCAAATGAAAATCTTGCGTCACCAAAAATATCCTTACAACCTGCTCATGAATGATTTGCGGGAAAGAGAAGGGTTTACAGGACGCCTTTTTGATATTTCTTTAGAATATCAGGTCATGCAGTGGCAGAAAAAAGAGAACCTGTCGTTCATTACTGAACCGATTTTTAGCGGGAGCGGAATGAATGATATTTCAATACATGTGAAAGACCGCTGGGATACTGATACATTGACCATTGATTTGGACTACCGTACAGATGTATTCACAGAAGAAGAAATGAGTAAGATGTTTAATCGATTCTTGATATTACTAGAAGCGGCGGTCTCTCAGCCTGATCAGCTGATTGGGAAACTGCCTTTGCTATCAGCAGTTGAACAAAAGGAGCTGCTGCAATTATCTGAGGGAGAATTGTTTGAAAGGCCAGCAGCAAAACCGGTTCATCATATGTTTGATGAGACAGCCAACAAATATGCAGATCGGACAGCCGTTGTAGCAGGAAATGGAACAATGTCTTATGGAGAGCTGCAACAACAGGCAGAAAAGCTGGCACGTTTTTTACAAATGAAAGGTATCTCACGTGATGTGCCTGTTGCTGTTTTGATGGATCGGAAGACAGATGTCATGGTAGCGGTCTTCGGCATATTAAAGGCTGGCGGGGCATATGTACCAATTGATCCGGCATTACCTGAGGAGCGCATTCAATTTATTGTGGAGGATTCAGGTGCTTCTATTGTATTAACAGAGGAATCATTCATTCAAAAGTACCCAGCCCTCTCGGAAAAAATGCTCATGCAGCAGCAAATATTATTAGATGATGGACGGCTGCCTGAGCTTGTAGATCAGACGGCGCCGGAGGATTTAGCCTACATGATTTATACATCGGGTACGACTGGAAAGCCGAAGGGCGTCATGATTGAGCATCTTCAGCTTCATCATTTGGTCCATGCATTGCATCATGAGATTTATCAAGGGGCGAATAAGCTTCAAATGGCCCTTCTTGCCCCATTCCATTTCGATGCATCGGTGAAACAAATCTTTGCTGCCCTTTTATTTGGACATACGCTTCATATCATCCCGCGAGAAACGGCGAGAAATGGCGTACAGCTAGCGGATTATTACAGAAGACATCAAATTGAAGCGGCAGATGGAACACCGGCGCATGTGCAGCTTTTACTTGCTGCGGATTTGGACGGGCTGTCATTGACGCACATGTTGATTGGAGGAGAAGCGCTGCCTGTGAAAGCAGCACGTTCACTCATCGAAGCGGTTCGTATGAGTCAGCCTGATTTTACTCTGTGGAATGTGTATGGTCCAACTGAGACGTGTGTGGATGCGGCGGTTCATCGTCTGAATCTCAGTGAGCTGAGCGACTCAACGGAACAGCGCTATGTTTCGATTGGAAAACCGCTTGGTCATCATCGTATTTATATTTTAAATGAATATGATCAATTACAGGTGCATGGGGCTGCCGGAGAACTGTGCATTGCCGGTATAGGTGTTGGGCGAGGCTATGTAAATCAGCCTGAATTGACGGAGAAGGTATTCACAGCTGATCCGTTTTCTCCGCATGAGCGGATGTATCGCACGGGGGATCTAGCCAGATGGCTTTCGGATGGCACGATTGATTATCTCGGCAGAATGGACGATCAAGTGAAAATAAGGGGTTACCGCATAGAAACAGGCGAGATTGAAGCGGTGATGGAGCAGGTAGATGGAGTTGATAAGGCTGTCGTGCTAGTAGTTGATGAAGCGGATGGAGAAAAGGCGTTAAGTGCTTACTATCAAGCTCGTCAAAAAGGTGTGTCTGTTGACAAGCTGCAAGCGGCTATTAAACATCAGCTTCCAGCTTACATGATGCCGCTTTATTTCAAAGAGCTCGATGCTTTTCCACTCACAGTCAGTGGCAAAGTCGACCGTCGTGCACTTGCAGCCTTAAAAGGTGATAGAGCAGTTCTTGCTGTTTATACGGCACCTAGAAACGATATAGAAACGAAGCTTGTTCATTTGTGGGAAGACATTCTTGATCAAGAGAAGATCGGTGTCTATGATTCTTTCTTCGATCGAGGCGGGCATTCGCTCAAAGCGATGACCGTACTTACACAGGTTCAGCGAGACTTTCAAGTGGAGGTGCCGTTTTCCGTTTTATTTGAACAGCAGACAATTGCTGCTCTGGCTGCTTATATTGCGCAAGCAGAAAGGTCTTCTGAAACGGTGATACCAAAAGCGCCGGCTGCAGATCATTATCCATTGTCGCCTCCACAGCAGCGCGTCTATATGGTGAGTCAATTGGAGCAAAGCACTGCATATCATATGCCTGCTGTTGTGAGATTAAAAGGAACTCTGCAGCTTGAGAAGCTGACGGAAGCCTTTGAAAGACTGATTTCACGTCATGATATGCTGCGTACTTCTTTTCATACGATAAAAGGTGTTCCTCGTCAGCGGATCGCTTCATCCGTGTCCTTTCAAATAGAACAGCTGACAGGCGGTACGATGGAAGAAAACATGCAGCAATTTGTCAGACCTTTTGATCTTGAGTGTGCGCCACTTCTTCGAATTGGTTTGAAGTCATTGCATGATCAGGAGCATTTGCTCTTTTTCGATATGCATCATCTGATTTCAGATGGTCTTTCGATCGATTTGATGCTGCGTGAGCTGTCAGATGCTTACGAGGGATCGGTTAGAGCACCATTGAAGCTTCAATATCAAGATTATGCTGTTTGGCAACAGCACCAAGGCTTTCAAAAAGAAGAGGCATTCTGGCTGCAAGAATTTTCGGGTGATATTCCTGCTTTACAGCTGCTGACCGATTATCAGCGTCCAGCTGTTCAGTCCTTCGTAGGTGATCGTGTCATCAAAGAAATAGATGAAGTGTTAATGAATCAATTACAGGAGCTTGCAGCAAACCATCACACGACACTGTATACAGTTTTGCTATCTGCTTATTATACATTGCTTGCGAAATATACGGGGCAAAAGGAATTCGTGGTCGGAACACCGGCGGCAGGGCGTGTGCATACAGATTTGAATGACATGATCGGTATGTTTGTCCAGACACTTGCTTTGCGGTCAGAGGTAGATCCGAATGGAACCATGTCTCAGTTGATTGAGCAAGTAAAAGAAAAGACGATGCAGGCATTTGAGCACCAGCAATATCCATTTGAACGACTGCTTGAAAAGTTGAATGTGCCAAGAGATTTTAGCCGTCATCCATTGTTTGATACCGTCTTTACACTCGCGCCGGATCATGGAGCAGCCCGGCATATTGGAGACATGCTGGTCGAGGTTGAAGAAACCAATTTCTATATTGCGAAATTTGATTTAACACTGCAAGCGATGGAGTCAGATCAAGGTTTATCCTTTGTACTTGATTACAGTACGGCGCTATTTAAGCGAAGTACAGCAGAGCAGATGCTTAAACATTATGTTTATCTGCTGGAGCAGATGGTTCAAATGCCGCAGGAAGCTATTCAATCCTATCGATTACTGTCTGAACAAGAAGCAGAAGCTCAGCTAAATATGTGGAATCCGTTACCTGCGCCTTATCCAGCAGAAGATACCATTGTGACACAGTTTGAAGCACAGGTGCAGCAGTATGGTCATCAGCCTGCATTGCAATGTAAAGATGTGGTTCTTTCTTATCAAGAGCTGAATGATCGAGTGAATCAGCTGGCTCATTATTTGCGTGAAAATGGTTTTGAAAAAGGGATGAAAACGGCCTTATTCTTTGAACGATCCAATGAAATGGTGCTCTCTGTTTTGGCTGTGCTTAAGGCGGGTGGTGTCTATGTACCAATTGATCCCGATTTCCCTGATGAGCGAGTAAAGCACTTTTTAACAGATAGCGGTGCACAATTCTTACTGACACATCAAGTGCTGCGCCATCGCCCGGTGCTTACTGCATTTGAGGGAACCATCATAGAAACAGAAGATCAAGCGATTGCTCAGCAGTCAGACAGCCCTATAGATGCTCATATTTTATCTGAGGACTTGGCGAATTTGACCTATACATCTGGTACAACCGGTAAGCCTAAAGGAAATATGGTGACACACCGGAACATTTTGAGAACGGTGAAGCAATCGAATTATCTCACCATTCATCATGAAGACACGGTGATGAGCCTCTCAAACTATGTATTTGATGCCTTTATGTTTGATGTGTTTGGTGCTTTATTAAACGGAGCAAAACTCATTGTTCTGCCAAAGGATCATATTTTAAACATGAATGAGCTTTCTGGAGCGATTGAGAAGGAAAAAGTCAGTATTTTAATGATCACGACAGCTCTTTTTCACTTACTCATCGATATGAAAAAAGACAGCCTGAAGAACGTAAGAAAAGTGCTGTTTGGCGGAGAACGTGCTTCTGTGCCTCATGTGGTGACTGCACTTGAGACAGTGGGGAAAGACAAGCTTGTTCATATGTACGGACCTTCTGAGAGCACAATTTTCACCACATATTATCCTGTGAATCACATTGACAAGCAGGCGTTGTCCATCCCAATTGGAAAGCCAGTGAGTCAAACGGCTGTTTATATTGTAGATGAGTTTGGACATGTCCAGCCGCCGGGCGTAGCGGGAGAGCTATGTGTCGCTGGTGATGGACTTGTGAAAGGATATTATAATCAGCCAGAACTAACAAGCGAAAAGTTTGTCAAAAATCCTTTCCGCCCTGGAGAGACCATGTATAAAACGGGCGATCTTGCACGCTGGCTGTCAAATGGAGATATTGAATTCATTGGACGGATCGATCATCAAGTGAAGATTCGCGGACAGCGTATCGAGCTTGGGGAAATTGAACATCAGCTGCTGCGGCATCCTCAGGTGAAGGAAGCTGTCGTAATTGCTGCTCCGAATGACACGTTATGTGCTTATTTCACAGCAGAAGGATCTGTGTCATTAACTGATTTGCGCGAGCAAGCAGGGCGTGAACTGCCTGCGTATATGATGCCGGCATTTTTCATGCAATTAGATAAGCTTCCTTTGACGAATAACGGCAAGGTCGACAGGCGGGCGCTGCCGGCACCTGATCTCAGTGTGCAGGGGGCAAATGAATACACCTCTCCTCAAACAGAAACAGAGCGTCTGCTGGCGAAAATTTGGGAGGAAGTTCTTGAAGTGCCGCGAATCGGCAGGCACGATCATTTCTTTGAATGCGGGGGCCATTCGCTGCGCGGCATGAAAATGCTGAACAGGCTGTATGAAGAGATGCAGGTGGAGCTCACTTTGAAGTCTTTATTTGAAGCCCCAACATTAGAGGCCTTTGCCCTTGCGGTTGATCAAGCGGATCAAACGGAGATCAAGCGAGTGGAAATCGCCAAAGAGGCAGCCTATTATCCAGTGACATCTGCTCAGAAAAGACTGTTTGTTTTGGAGAAAATGACCGATGCGGAGCAAAGCTATCATATGCCGGCAGCCTTAAAGCTAGAAGGCGTCTTTGATGAAAAACAATTTGAAAAGGCTATTGATCAGCTAGTTCAACGTCATGAAGCTTTCCGAACGAGCTTTGGATTTGTTCAGAATGAACCTGTTCAACGGATTGAAACAAATGTCTCAATAGACATTGAAAAAATTGAACAGAACGGCCGAGACATACAGGAATTGATGAATGACTTCATCAGGCCATTTGATGTAGAAAAAGCGCCTTTACTCAGAATAGGTCTCGTTTCCGTCTCTGTAAATGTCCATTATTTACTGATTGATATGCATCATATCATTTCAGATGGTGCGTCTGTTGGCATTTTAATTGAGGAGCTTTCAGCCCTGTATCGAGGAGACAAACTAGAGGAATTGCCTGTTCAATATAAGGATTATGCAGTTTGGACAAAAAGTGAGGCATCTGCTGCGAAAAAAGTAGCTGAAGAGGCATTCTGGCTGGATCAATTACAAGGGGAGCTGCCTGTACTGGCACTGCCGGAAGACCTGCCAAGGCCAAAAGTGCAAACATTCGCAGGAGATCGTGTCTCATTTACGATCGAAGGTTCGCTTAAAGCGAAATTGGACGAACTCGTTAGAGCGCTCAACAGTACGACCTATACAGTCCTGCTTGCCGGCTACAGTATTCTTTTAAGCAAGCTTTCAAGACAAGAGGATATCATCATTGGTTCTCCGGTTGTGGGCAGAACCCATCCAGATATTCAATCAGTGATCGGCATGTTTGTGAACATGCTGGCACTTAGAACTAGACCAGCAGGACATCAGACAGCTGCTGAATTTGCGTCAAATGTTCATCAGCTTGTGTTAGAGGCAAACGAGCATCAACTGTACCCATTTGAAGAATTGGTAGATCAGGTACAAACGGTTCGCGACACGAGCCGTCATCCAATTTTTGACGTGGTATTCTCAATGGAAAATGCGGATATTCATGATTTATCAATGGAGGGGCTTCACATTGTTCCACAGCCATTCGAGGAGAATATCGCCAAATTTGATTTGACCTTAACCGGAAACGAATCCGCAGATCAAATTGAGCTCGTGTTTGATTTTAATTGTTCTATCTTTCAAAAGACGTCAATTGAAAAGTGGAAAGAATATTTCCTTCATTTGCTGGAACAAATGGTTTCAGCGCCAGATCAATCGTTAGATCAAATGCAATTATTGTCACCGCAGCAGCAGCAAAATCAGCTGAACGAATGGTCAGGACCTGCCTTAGACGTCCCGTCAGATCAAACCGTTCATGCCCTGATTGACTCTAAGGCACATGAAGCACCGCACCAAAAAGCGGCGACCTTCTGCGGAACGAGCTGGACGTATAAAGAGCTGAACCATCGGGCGAATGTAGTCGCTTCAAGACTTGTCTCAAGCGGTATAAAACCAGGAGACCGCGCCGGTATTCTCACCCGCCCATCCCTTCACATGACAGCCGCTGTCCTTGGTGTTCTCAAGGCAGGTGCGGCATTCGTTCCAATTGATGCGGATTATCCAGCGCAGCGTATTGCATACATGCTGGAAGACTGCGGGGCAGAAGTGCTTCTGATTCAAAAAGGATTGTCTGCACCACCTTCATTCACAGGTCATGTCCTGTTCATAGAAGATGCGGTAGAAGGAGAAGCGCACGAGATCCAGGTTCATATCAAACCAACAGATCTCGCCTACATGATTTACACATCTGGAACGACAGGACAGCCGAAGGGTGTCATGGTTGAGCACCAGTCCCTTGTGAACCTTGCATTCTGGCACAATGATTCGTTCCAAGTGACGCACAAGGATCGAACTGCGAAATATGCCGGCTTTGGCTTTGATGCTTCCATTTGGGAGATGTTCCCAACATGGATTGCCGGCGCAGAGCTGCACATTATCGACGAAGCGATTCGTCTTGATATGATCAAACTCAATGCGTATTTCAATGAAGAAGGCATTACCATTGCCTTCCTGCCAACGCAGCTATGCGAGCAGTTTATGTCAATGGACAACCATTCTTTACGCTATTTACTAACAGGCGGAGATAAGCTGAAACAGGTGAAGCCAGTTCCATATAAACTCGTCAATAACTACGGTCCAACTGAAAATACAGTCGTAGCGACAAGCGGAGTTATCAATCCAGAACAAAGCACGATTCCGATTGGAACAGCCATCGCCAATACACGCTTCTACATCATGGGTTCGTTATATGACCTGTCGCCGCCAGGCGTACCGGGTGAGCTTGTGATTGCAGGAAAAGGACTGGCAAGAGGCTACTGGAATCTTCCAGAGGAAACAGACAAACGATTTGTCCCAGATCCATTTTATCCAGGCGAGCGCATGTACCGCACAGGGGATTTAGTGAAATGGACAGAGAATGGTGAGCTGATCTATCTTGGCAGAATAGACCATCAGGTCAACATCCGCGGCTTCCGTATTGAGCTGTCAGAAATTGAAGCCCAGCTCCTGACGCTGGATTCGGTGAAAGAAGCCGTCGTGACAACGGTCAAAGATGCGGGTGATCAGGATGCCCTTGCCGCTTATGTGATCACGGAGGAGAACGATACAGATACAGGGGACTTAAAAGAAAGACTAAAACACACGCTGCCTGAATATATGGTGCCTTCATGGATCATAAAGTTAGACCATTTTCCAATGACGGCCAATGGAAAAGTTAATCTGAAAGCATTGCCATCTCCTGATATGGAAGCGAACCAAACGGCATACGAAGCACCAAGAGACGAAGTTGAAACAATGCTTTGCGGCATTTGGGAAGATGTCCTTGGCGTCAGCCAAGTCGGCATTCGCGATCACTTCTTCTTCCTTGGCGGAGATTCGATTAAAGGCATCCAAATGGCAAGCCGACTCACGCAAGCAGGCTGGAAGCTCGATATGAAACTTCTATTCCAATACCCAACGATTGCGGAGCTGCGCCCATATATTGAGGAAGCCGATCAAATGACAGCCGACCAGTCACCTATCGAAGGAGAAGTCATTTTAACACCGATTCAGCGCTGGTTTTTTGAACGAAACTTTACGAATCAGCATCATTGGAACCAATCAGTTATGCTTCATGCGCCAAAAGGTTTGGATGAGGAAATCGTTCAGCAAGTGCTGGAGCAGCTCATGATCCATCATGATGCCTTACGAATGGTGTATCCGATCGAAGAAGGGCGCGTGATCCAGCGTCATCGAGGAATCGAGGAAAACAATGTGGCAATTGATGTGGTGGAAGTAAAAGGGGAGCTGTCGCAGCAAATCCAGCAGGTAGAAAAGCTGGCAAATGAAGTACAGGCGGGTATGTCGCTAGCGGAGGGACCTTTAGTAAAACCTGCCATTTTCCGAACGAATCAAGGGGATCATTTATTGCTCGCTGTACACCACCTTATCATTGATGGTGTGTCATGGCGTATTTTCCTTGAAGATTTCATGGCTCTTTATGAACAGTCAAAGCGCGGGGAAACTCTTACCCTTCCTGAAAAAACTCACTCCTTTCAAGAATATGCCCAGAAGCTGACTGAATACGCTGTGTCAGATGAGCTGCTATCGGAAAGGGATTATTGGAAAAAGGTACTTGCGCAATCCGTTCCTCTGCTTCAAAAGGATCATGTCACGGAGGATCAACGAATGCTTCATACACAGACCATTCGTTTTACATTGTCTGAGGAAGAAACGCACAGTCTGCTGACGGATGTACATGAAGCCTATCAAACAGAAATCAATGATATTCTACTGACAGCATTAGGGTTGTCCATGAAAGAGTGGACAGGTGAAGACAGACACTTGATTCATCTTGAAGGGCACGGGAGAGAGGACATCCTCCCTGCGGTCAATGTATCACGGACCATTGGCTGGTTTACTAGCATGTATCCTGTGTTATTGGATATGTCGCATGCAGACGATCTTTCGTATCAGATCAAGTATTTAAAAGAGGAACTCAGACACATTCCAAACAAGGGGATCGGCTATGGTGTTTTAAAATACTTAACGCCTGACAAGATGAAGGACGATATCAATTTTCAAGTCACACCAGATATCAGCTTTAACTATCTTGGTCAGTTTGATGAACAGATCGGCGGCGGTGAACTGAGGCGCTCTACATGGCATGCAGGACATTCGCTGAGCCCTGAATCCGAGAAACCTCATGCGCTGGATATAGTTGGTTTTGTAGAACAAGCAATGCTCCATGTGACGATTTCCTATCATCACCTAGAGTTCGAAGAACGTACGATGGAACAGTTCAAGGAACTTCTAGAAAAGAATGTGAAGGCATTGATCTCTCATTGTCTATCACAGGATGAGAGTCAGATCACACCTAGTGATGTGGGGGATGAGGATCTCACCATGGATGAACTTGAAAAGCTAATGGATCTATTTTAA